A DNA window from Caretta caretta isolate rCarCar2 chromosome 7, rCarCar1.hap1, whole genome shotgun sequence contains the following coding sequences:
- the CCDC71 gene encoding coiled-coil domain-containing protein 71 isoform X1, with product MLERRRRSGGFGLRGGRCPALVFKEFGPIGSSYYPNAMNIEVNNVEEKAVHSWSRISSAGQKALEEALRVFNPMSKDLSDTETQLVAFLQGLKEEGHQPTILRSKDVYGYSSCTAATPSQTLESTQDSSSTGAAVSDCKAPVRSPAATAEIPGTLAGVSVRSPDVRTKPVSKGSSTNLLLNSLKETRSGTSKASAMGFPANMYPDVYPAMRLSVVLEALVPLKATASCLESKFKPGHLGISPSDLKLLKASGASRQNAKLPSGQLDPKGYKHVVKKAPESPALAVTLLKGTKGGVLKESNACKASGILNGRITGSSSQCCSGGSQSKAFKNKAKEVPVGRTEWKDSSSQEPVGQKRKRAEEAKEAPQKKKKNAMNKPELGQSTLNLLRSRAIKVDSSSSDDEVRRRAQKILRVNLSPVIKIQPLSPSHNVP from the coding sequence GTGTCCAGCGTTGGTTTTCAAGGAATTTGGACCTATTGGAAGCTCCTACTACCCTAATGCCATGAATATTGAGGTGAACAATGTGGAAGAAAAAGCTGTCCACTCTTGGTCAAGAATCTCTTCTGCAGGACAGAAAGCCCTGGAGGAAGCCCTCCGAGTCTTCAACCCCATGTCCAAGGACCTTTCAGACACCGAGACCCAGCTGGTGGCCTTTCTCCAAGGCCTCAAGGAGGAAGGCCACCAGCCCACAATCTTAAGGAGCAAGGATGTGTATGGGTACAGCTCCTGCACGGCGGCTACTCCCAGCCAGACACTCGAGAGCACACAAGACAGTTCAAGCACCGGCGCTGCTGTCTCTGACTGTAAAGCTCCGGTTAGAAGCCCTGCAGCGACAGCAGAGATTCCTGGGACACTTGCGGGGGTTTCAGTCCGCTCTCCTGACGTCCGCACCAAGCCTGTCTCAAAAGGTAGTTCCACAAACCTGCTGCTGAACTCATTGAAAGAGACACGGTCAGGCACATCGAAGGCCTCAGCAATGGGCTTCCCAGCTAATATGTACCCTGACGTGTATCCAGCCATGAGACTCTCTGTCGTTCTAGAAGCCTTGGTCCCACTGAAAGCCACAGCATCCTGTTTGGAGTCCAAATTCAAACCAGGGCATCTTGGAATCTCCCCCTCGGACCTGAAGCTCCTCAAGGCATCGGGTGCCTCGAGGCAGAACGCTAAGCTACCCTCGGGGCAGTTAGACCCCAAAGGCTATAAACACGTAGTTAAGAAAGCGCCAGAATCTCCCGCTCTAGCTGTAACACTTCTGAAGGGAACTAAAGGTGGGGTGCTAAAGGAGAGTAATGCTTGCAAAGCATCTGGAATCCTGAATGGCAGGATTACAGGTAGCTCATCTCAGTGTTGCAGTGGGGGGTCACAGTCCAAggcctttaaaaataaagccaAGGAAGTTCCAGTGGGGAGAACTGAATGGAAAGACAGCAGTAGTCAGGAACCTGTTGGGCAGAAAAGGAAAAGAGCCGAGGAGGCGAAAGAAGCaccacagaagaagaagaaaaatgccaTGAATAAACCTGAACTAGGTCAGAGCACTTTGAACCTGCTGAGATCCCGGGCCATTAAGGTGGACAGCTCGTCATCAGACGATGAAGTGAGGCGGAGAGCACAGAAGATCCTTAGGGTTAACCTGTCCCCTGTGATCAAAATTCAGCCATTGTCCCCCTCTCACAATGTCCCCTga
- the CCDC71 gene encoding coiled-coil domain-containing protein 71 isoform X2: MNIEVNNVEEKAVHSWSRISSAGQKALEEALRVFNPMSKDLSDTETQLVAFLQGLKEEGHQPTILRSKDVYGYSSCTAATPSQTLESTQDSSSTGAAVSDCKAPVRSPAATAEIPGTLAGVSVRSPDVRTKPVSKGSSTNLLLNSLKETRSGTSKASAMGFPANMYPDVYPAMRLSVVLEALVPLKATASCLESKFKPGHLGISPSDLKLLKASGASRQNAKLPSGQLDPKGYKHVVKKAPESPALAVTLLKGTKGGVLKESNACKASGILNGRITGSSSQCCSGGSQSKAFKNKAKEVPVGRTEWKDSSSQEPVGQKRKRAEEAKEAPQKKKKNAMNKPELGQSTLNLLRSRAIKVDSSSSDDEVRRRAQKILRVNLSPVIKIQPLSPSHNVP; this comes from the coding sequence ATGAATATTGAGGTGAACAATGTGGAAGAAAAAGCTGTCCACTCTTGGTCAAGAATCTCTTCTGCAGGACAGAAAGCCCTGGAGGAAGCCCTCCGAGTCTTCAACCCCATGTCCAAGGACCTTTCAGACACCGAGACCCAGCTGGTGGCCTTTCTCCAAGGCCTCAAGGAGGAAGGCCACCAGCCCACAATCTTAAGGAGCAAGGATGTGTATGGGTACAGCTCCTGCACGGCGGCTACTCCCAGCCAGACACTCGAGAGCACACAAGACAGTTCAAGCACCGGCGCTGCTGTCTCTGACTGTAAAGCTCCGGTTAGAAGCCCTGCAGCGACAGCAGAGATTCCTGGGACACTTGCGGGGGTTTCAGTCCGCTCTCCTGACGTCCGCACCAAGCCTGTCTCAAAAGGTAGTTCCACAAACCTGCTGCTGAACTCATTGAAAGAGACACGGTCAGGCACATCGAAGGCCTCAGCAATGGGCTTCCCAGCTAATATGTACCCTGACGTGTATCCAGCCATGAGACTCTCTGTCGTTCTAGAAGCCTTGGTCCCACTGAAAGCCACAGCATCCTGTTTGGAGTCCAAATTCAAACCAGGGCATCTTGGAATCTCCCCCTCGGACCTGAAGCTCCTCAAGGCATCGGGTGCCTCGAGGCAGAACGCTAAGCTACCCTCGGGGCAGTTAGACCCCAAAGGCTATAAACACGTAGTTAAGAAAGCGCCAGAATCTCCCGCTCTAGCTGTAACACTTCTGAAGGGAACTAAAGGTGGGGTGCTAAAGGAGAGTAATGCTTGCAAAGCATCTGGAATCCTGAATGGCAGGATTACAGGTAGCTCATCTCAGTGTTGCAGTGGGGGGTCACAGTCCAAggcctttaaaaataaagccaAGGAAGTTCCAGTGGGGAGAACTGAATGGAAAGACAGCAGTAGTCAGGAACCTGTTGGGCAGAAAAGGAAAAGAGCCGAGGAGGCGAAAGAAGCaccacagaagaagaagaaaaatgccaTGAATAAACCTGAACTAGGTCAGAGCACTTTGAACCTGCTGAGATCCCGGGCCATTAAGGTGGACAGCTCGTCATCAGACGATGAAGTGAGGCGGAGAGCACAGAAGATCCTTAGGGTTAACCTGTCCCCTGTGATCAAAATTCAGCCATTGTCCCCCTCTCACAATGTCCCCTga